A genomic stretch from Vibrio neptunius includes:
- the rsmI gene encoding 16S rRNA (cytidine(1402)-2'-O)-methyltransferase, whose protein sequence is MTDNKTLPTEVPTLYIVPTPIGNLGDITQRALDVLTDVDLIAAEDTRHTGKLLSHFGIPTKTFALHDHNEQQKAQMLVEKLLSGHSIALVSDAGTPLISDPGYHLVTKCRQAGVKVVPLPGACAVVTALSASGLPSDRFSFEGFLPAKSKGRKDKFLEIAKAERTCIFYESPHRIVDSLEDMLEILGPEREVVLARELTKTFETIHGLPLGELVEWVKSDENQQRGEMALLIHGYRSAIEDSLPEEATRTLAILTKELPLKKAAAMSAEIYNLKKNALYKWGLENLN, encoded by the coding sequence ATGACAGATAACAAAACCTTACCAACCGAGGTCCCAACTCTCTACATTGTTCCAACCCCAATTGGAAATTTAGGGGATATCACTCAACGTGCACTTGATGTTTTAACCGATGTCGATCTCATTGCTGCCGAAGATACTCGCCATACTGGCAAACTGTTGTCTCATTTCGGCATTCCGACAAAAACCTTTGCATTGCATGACCATAATGAACAGCAAAAAGCGCAAATGTTGGTCGAAAAGCTATTATCCGGACACTCAATTGCCTTAGTGTCTGATGCAGGAACGCCACTAATTAGTGATCCAGGGTATCATTTGGTCACCAAATGTCGTCAGGCTGGCGTTAAAGTTGTGCCACTTCCTGGTGCCTGTGCAGTTGTCACGGCGTTAAGTGCCTCTGGACTACCTTCTGATAGGTTTAGTTTCGAAGGTTTTCTGCCAGCAAAAAGTAAAGGTCGCAAAGATAAATTTCTTGAGATAGCAAAAGCTGAGCGCACTTGTATCTTTTATGAGTCCCCACATCGTATTGTGGATTCTCTGGAAGATATGTTGGAGATATTAGGCCCTGAGCGCGAAGTGGTTCTGGCTCGTGAACTGACTAAAACGTTTGAAACGATTCACGGGTTACCTTTGGGGGAGCTCGTTGAATGGGTTAAATCGGACGAGAACCAGCAAAGAGGGGAAATGGCGCTACTTATTCATGGTTATCGCTCGGCTATTGAAGATTCTCTTCCGGAAGAAGCGACTCGTACCTTGGCTATATTGACAAAAGAACTGCCTTTGAAGAAGGCTGCAGCCATGTCGGCTGAAATCTATAACTTGAAGAAAAATGCCTTATATAAATGGGGGCTAGAAAACCTCAACTGA
- a CDS encoding penicillin-binding protein activator — translation MAIKNQKRLSVTRLLTPVALAVTLAACSTTPSAPTSVDITLDPNQSMQTYLMRADSSEGSIQNDWLVMALKAAVESSDIAQAKLLLKRLARQNLSHLQQAEWQLANAEALIKQEQYEQALNTLKFKTSWKLADEQWKSYHQLRAKLFSQQGQYFEAARALTESAEFVKGSEQEVIAQSVWNNLSQYSQYQITQFSAEPDEAVLDGWLQLAIYTKTLSGNIPQLKNTLEKWLEENPAHPAAVYTPKAISNILALDIVKPVSTALLLPLSGKFAKQAQLIRDGFILEMMNDTQRDENANLTVIDTNTVTPEQLEQTLVEKNIDFVVGPLIKSNIEKLQQAQTSFSRPLPTLALNIPDDLELGNNTCYLALSPEQEVAQAAKHLFAQGYRYPLILAPQGRLGTRVVEAFEKEWKHYSKDKVAVNLFGDKRQLQRDINKVFGLQESQQHIAQMESLLNIPLESQPRSRRDIDAVYIVAGSSELTLIKPFIEVAVNPDTTPPKLFSNSRSNSGRQQYEDLTGVMYSDIPLLIQPNAALEAQMEQLWPKDSNAEKRLQALGMDAYLLMEQLPQMKVVQGHTLQGNTGVLSINEDCVVQREISWAEHGVAK, via the coding sequence ATGGCCATAAAAAACCAAAAGCGACTTAGTGTAACACGCTTACTGACTCCTGTAGCCCTCGCTGTCACACTAGCAGCCTGTTCTACAACCCCCTCAGCGCCAACCAGCGTAGACATTACGCTCGATCCAAACCAGTCTATGCAGACTTATCTAATGCGAGCAGACAGTAGTGAAGGAAGTATTCAGAACGATTGGTTGGTTATGGCATTGAAAGCGGCCGTTGAGTCAAGTGACATTGCTCAGGCTAAGTTGCTACTCAAGCGACTAGCAAGACAAAACCTTTCCCATCTGCAACAAGCAGAATGGCAGCTCGCTAATGCTGAAGCTTTAATCAAACAAGAGCAATATGAGCAAGCACTGAACACACTTAAGTTCAAAACATCGTGGAAACTGGCCGATGAGCAGTGGAAAAGTTATCACCAGCTTCGTGCCAAGCTGTTCTCTCAACAAGGCCAGTACTTTGAAGCCGCTCGTGCATTAACTGAGTCAGCGGAGTTTGTTAAAGGTTCTGAGCAAGAAGTTATCGCACAAAGTGTGTGGAACAACCTGAGCCAATACAGTCAGTACCAGATCACCCAATTCTCTGCGGAGCCTGATGAAGCTGTTCTGGACGGTTGGCTGCAGTTAGCTATCTATACAAAAACATTATCCGGCAATATTCCTCAGCTTAAAAATACTCTCGAAAAGTGGTTGGAAGAAAATCCGGCTCACCCTGCAGCAGTTTACACGCCTAAAGCGATTAGCAATATTCTCGCTCTCGATATTGTAAAACCCGTCAGTACAGCCTTGCTTCTGCCTTTGTCTGGTAAATTCGCTAAACAAGCTCAGTTGATTCGTGATGGCTTCATCTTAGAAATGATGAACGACACGCAGCGCGATGAGAACGCTAATTTGACTGTCATTGATACCAATACCGTGACGCCAGAGCAGCTAGAGCAGACTTTAGTAGAGAAGAACATCGACTTTGTCGTTGGCCCACTCATCAAAAGCAACATTGAAAAGCTACAGCAAGCCCAAACCAGCTTTTCACGCCCACTGCCTACTTTAGCGTTAAATATTCCAGATGACCTAGAACTAGGCAATAACACTTGCTATTTAGCACTCTCACCAGAGCAAGAAGTTGCTCAAGCGGCAAAACACCTGTTTGCTCAAGGCTACCGCTACCCATTGATTCTTGCCCCTCAAGGCAGGCTTGGTACACGTGTTGTTGAAGCTTTCGAAAAGGAATGGAAGCATTACAGTAAAGATAAAGTCGCAGTCAATCTGTTTGGCGACAAACGCCAGCTTCAACGCGATATTAATAAAGTCTTTGGCTTACAAGAAAGCCAACAGCATATCGCGCAGATGGAATCATTACTTAATATCCCTCTAGAAAGCCAGCCGCGTAGCCGTCGTGATATAGATGCTGTCTATATCGTCGCAGGTAGCTCCGAACTAACATTGATTAAGCCATTTATAGAAGTCGCAGTCAATCCAGATACTACACCACCCAAACTGTTTTCAAATTCACGCAGTAATAGCGGGCGTCAACAATATGAAGATCTAACTGGAGTCATGTATAGTGACATCCCTCTTCTAATACAGCCAAATGCAGCACTAGAGGCTCAGATGGAACAACTTTGGCCGAAAGACTCTAATGCGGAGAAACGTCTTCAAGCTCTCGGAATGGATGCCTATTTACTCATGGAACAATTACCACAAATGAAAGTTGTCCAGGGTCATACTTTACAGGGTAATACCGGAGTACTGAGTATCAACGAAGACTGCGTAGTGCAACGAGAAATCAGTTGGGCTGAGCATGGCGTGGCTAAATAG
- the ftsL gene encoding cell division protein FtsL: MSKAKSNLAKLIVVDLLTVGRMPLLVLILIFASAMGVVFTTHHTRQAITEKDQALQERERLDNEWRNLLIEETALAEHSRVQEIAKDELQMKRPDSDKEVVIDLP; the protein is encoded by the coding sequence ATGAGTAAAGCCAAGTCAAATCTAGCTAAACTGATTGTTGTCGACCTTCTGACAGTGGGGCGAATGCCTTTGCTGGTATTGATTTTGATCTTTGCATCTGCCATGGGCGTTGTTTTCACGACACACCACACACGACAAGCCATTACCGAAAAAGATCAAGCGTTGCAGGAACGAGAAAGGCTAGACAATGAGTGGCGCAACTTGCTGATTGAAGAAACGGCGCTAGCCGAGCATAGTCGAGTGCAAGAAATTGCCAAAGATGAACTGCAAATGAAACGTCCGGACTCAGATAAAGAAGTGGTAATTGACCTCCCATGA
- the rsmH gene encoding 16S rRNA (cytosine(1402)-N(4))-methyltransferase RsmH, translating to MTEEFKHISVLLHESIDGLAIKPDGTYIDGTFGRGGHSRQILSQLGEHGRLFSIDRDPQAIEEAQTIDDPRFTIIHGPFSGMAKYAKERGLVGQVDGVLLDLGVSSPQLDDAERGFSFMKDGPLDMRMDPTSGIPVSQWLMEADLDDITWVIREFGEDKHARRIAKAIVAYRENEENEPLLRTGQLAKLISDAAPKSFKEKKHPATRAFQAFRIYINSELEEIDTALKGAASILAAEGRLSVISFHSLEDRMVKRFIRKESKGPEVPHGIPMTEAQIKALGSANLKPIGKAIKPSKREIDINTRSRSSVLRIAEKL from the coding sequence ATGACCGAAGAATTTAAGCACATTTCTGTATTACTGCATGAATCTATCGATGGCTTAGCCATTAAGCCTGATGGTACCTACATTGACGGAACCTTTGGTCGTGGTGGGCACAGTCGTCAAATCCTTTCTCAGCTGGGAGAGCATGGTCGTCTTTTTAGTATCGATCGTGATCCGCAAGCCATTGAAGAAGCTCAAACGATCGATGATCCTAGATTTACGATTATTCATGGCCCTTTCTCAGGCATGGCGAAGTATGCAAAAGAGCGAGGTTTAGTTGGTCAAGTTGATGGTGTCTTGCTTGATCTTGGTGTTTCATCTCCTCAGCTCGATGATGCTGAGCGTGGTTTCAGTTTTATGAAAGATGGCCCGCTGGATATGCGCATGGATCCCACATCGGGGATCCCTGTTTCTCAGTGGCTAATGGAAGCCGATCTAGATGACATCACTTGGGTTATTCGTGAGTTTGGTGAGGATAAACATGCTCGTCGAATTGCGAAAGCGATTGTGGCTTACCGGGAAAACGAAGAAAATGAACCGCTGCTACGTACAGGTCAGCTTGCTAAGCTGATTTCCGACGCGGCGCCAAAGAGTTTTAAAGAGAAAAAACACCCAGCTACGCGTGCATTTCAGGCGTTCCGTATTTACATCAATAGTGAGCTTGAAGAAATCGATACCGCGTTAAAAGGCGCTGCTAGTATTTTAGCTGCTGAAGGCCGTCTGTCCGTGATCAGTTTCCACTCCCTTGAAGATCGCATGGTTAAGCGCTTTATTCGCAAAGAGAGCAAAGGTCCTGAAGTCCCTCATGGAATTCCAATGACAGAAGCACAAATCAAAGCCCTAGGTAGTGCTAACTTAAAGCCAATAGGCAAAGCGATTAAGCCTTCTAAGCGAGAAATTGATATCAATACTCGCTCTCGTAGCTCTGTACTGCGTATTGCGGAGAAACTCTGA